From the genome of Glycine max cultivar Williams 82 chromosome 2, Glycine_max_v4.0, whole genome shotgun sequence, one region includes:
- the LOC102668120 gene encoding F-box protein At2g39490, translated as MGKDLFSNLPDEILGRIVSFLPNESSLETSLLSTRWRDLWNEALVKHGTQEDIIGVVAGFITRFEEFDPLKHPRKLQFHFAEDSVVSATVANNNKLMLHFSPWKEEIQMGYELEFKQTKQHIATYQSFPSTFSVKTLYLKSVSCFTSNIAASIVSNLEHLQNLVVIDCKGLESLSVDSTSELHMLTILDCLELKTLHLKTSRLKSFRYRGPLPLLRPEYHFNLRDAMLDFRLGLSCSGLKTKDFDATLLTIKNCEVLTLCKWTFEELIWPSISPLSGSFIFYKLRELWWIDNYHEDEYNTDALFSFLKLCPSLEHLFVTIDPESYSAGGSNSCLMKGTKCTELEHLKLIKFMGFSSRKDEISLAKCLIHLIKGKPPKIKTSDGNCLDAVFVQ; from the exons ATGGGAAAGGATCTGTTTAGTAATTTACCAGACGAAATTCTAGGTCGCATAGTTTCATTTCTACCAAATGAATCATCGCTAGAAACCAGCCTTCTTTCTACAAGGTGGAGGGACCTGTGGAATGAAGCTCTTGTCAAACATGGAACTCAAGAGGATATCATAGGTGTTGTTGCTGGTTTTATCACACGTTTTGAGGAGTTTgatccattgaagcatcctagAAAGCTTCAATTTCACTTTGCTGAAGACAGTGTAGTCTCAGCAACCGTTGCAAATAATAACAAGCTTATGCTTCATTTTTCCCCTTGGAAAGAAGAGATTCAAATGGGGTATGAGTTGGAGTTCAAGCAAACTAAGCAACACATAGCCACCTACCAGTCTTTTCCTTCCACTTTCTCAGTCAAAACCCTCTATTTGAAATCGGTGAGTTGTTTCACAAGTAATATTGCTGCCTCCATCGTTTCAAATTTGGAGCATCTTCAGAATTTGGTGGTCATTGACTGCAAAGGGTTGGAATCTTTGAGTGTTGACTCCACCTCTGAGCTTCACATGTTAACCATCTTGGATTGCTTAGAGTTGAAGACTCTCCATCTCAAAACTTCTAGGCTCAAGTCTTTTCGGTATCGTGGGCCTCTTCCTTTGCTTAGGCCAGAATATCATTTCAACCTGCGTGATGCCATGCTTGATTTCAGATTAGGACTAAGCTGCAGTGGTTTAAAGACCAAGGATTTTGATGCAACCCTTTTAACAATAAAGAACTGTGAAGTTCTTACTCTGTGTAAATGGACTTTTGAG gaattaataTGGCCATCGATTTCTCCTCTATCTGGGAGCTTCATATTCTATAAATTAAGAGAGTTATGGTGGATTGACAACTATCATGAGGATGAATACAACACAGATGCCTTGTTCTCCTTCTTGAAATTATGCCCTTCCTTGGAGCATCTTTTTGTGACT ATTGATCCTGAAAGTTATTCGGCTGGAGGGTCcaattcatgcttaatgaaagGGACTAAATGCACAGAACTGGAACATCTTAAACTGATAAAGTTTATGGGATTTTCAAGTCGAAAAGATGAAATCTCATTGGCTAAATGTTTAATTCATCTAATCAAGGGAAAGCCTCCAAAGATAAAGACTTCAGATGGGAATTGCTTGGATGCAGTGTTTGTGCAGTGA
- the LOC100500371 gene encoding C2H2-type zinc finger family protein, with protein MKREREVDSLTMANCLMLLSRGGDQFEATYSSSTSMNNRVFECKTCNRQFPSFQALGGHRASHKKPRLMAGDNIEGQLLHDSPPKPKTHECSICGLEFAIGQALGGHMRRHRAANLNGNNVYNSATATSSSSGGSSFDSSPKKKADNKRVLVLDLNLTPFENDLEFLKIGKPTTFVDYLY; from the coding sequence atgaagagagaaagagaggttGATAGCTTAACCATGGCAAATTGTTTGATGTTGCTTTCTCGTGGAGGTGATCAATTTGAGGCCACCTACTCATCAAGCACTTCAATGAACAACCGTGTCTTTGAGTGCAAAACATGTAATAGGCAATTCCCTTCATTTCAGGCACTTGGTGGCCACAGGGCTAGTCATAAAAAGCCTAGGTTGATGGCTGGAGATAATATTGAAGGCCAATTGCTTCATGATTCACCCCCAAAGCCTAAGACTCATGAGTGTTCCATTTGTGGGTTGGAGTTTGCTATAGGGCAAGCCTTGGGAGGCCACATGAGGAGGCATAGAGCTGCGAATTTGAATGGAAACAACGTGTACAATTCTGCTACGGCTACGAGTAGTAGTAGTGGCGGTAGTAGTTTTGATTCATCACCCAAGAAGAAAGCTGACAACAAGAGAGTTTTGGTTTTGGATTTGAATCTGACACCCTTTGAGAATGATTTGGAGTTTTTGAAGATTGGAAAGCCAACTACTTTTGTTGATTATTTGTATTGA
- the LOC100786978 gene encoding 2-oxoglutarate dehydrogenase, mitochondrial: MAWFRAGTSIAKHAIRRTLSKGGSTYLVSRARFLPSIPSSSSSPYSRSFHSTVFKEQAAPVPRAVPLSKLTDSFLDGTSSVYLEELQRAWEADPNSVDESWDNFFRNFVGQATTSPGISGQTIQESMRLLLLVRAYQVNGHMKAKLDPLNLEPRQISEDLDPALYGFTEADLDREFFLGVWRMAGFLSENRPVQTLRSILTRLEQAYCGSIGYEYMHIADRHKCNWLRDKIETPTPTQFNRERREAIFDRLAWSSLFENFLATKWTSAKRFGLEGGETLIPGMKEMFDRASDLGVESIVIGMAHRGRLNVLGNVVRKPLRQIFCEFSGGLQPEGEVGLYTGTGDVKYHLGTSYDRPTRGGKRIHLSLVANPSHLEAVNPLVIGKTRAKQYYANDVDRTKNMGVLIHGDGSFAGQGVVYETLHLSALPNYTTGGTIHIVFNNQVAFTTDPTSGRSSQYCTDVAKALDAPIFHVNGDDVEAVVHACELAAEWRQTFHSDVVVDLVCYRRFGHNEIDEPSFTQPKMYKVIRSHPSTLEIYEKNLLESGELTQEEIDRIHKKVTSILNEEFLASKEYIPKRRDWLSAYWLGFKSPEQLSRIRNTGVKPEILKTVGKAITTIPENFTPHRAVKRIYEQRAQMIETGEDIDWGFAEALAYATLLIEGNHVRLSGQDVERGTFSHRHAVVHDQTTGEKYCPLDHVIMNQDEEMFTVSNSSLSEFGVLGFELGYSMENPNSLIIWEAQFGDFANGAHVIFDNFLASGEAKWLRQTGLVVLLPHGYDGQGPEHSSARLERFLQMADDNPHVIPEMDPTLRKQIQECNLQIVNVTTPANFFHVLRRQVHRDFRKPLIVMSPKNLLRSKACRSNLSEFDDVQGHPGFDKQGTRFKRLIKDQNAHKDVEEGIRRLVLCSGKVYYELDEQRTKVDANDVAICRVEQLCPFPYDLVQRELKRYPNAEVVWCQEEPMNMGGYTYVLPRLISSMKAVNRGGYDDVKYIGRAPSAATATGFLKVHQKEQTEIAEKAVQQEPIDFPF; encoded by the exons ATGGCATGGTTTAGAGCTGGAACTAGCATAGCAAAGCATGCAATTAGGAGAACCCTTTCCAAGGGTGGATCCACATACCTTGTGTCAAGGGCAAGGTTCCTTCCATCGATACCATCATCATCGTCATCACCATATAGCAGAAGCTTCCACAGCACGGTTTTCAAGGAACAAGCTGCACCTGTTCCACGTGCGGTTCCTCTTTCAAAGTTAACAGATAGTTTCTTAGATGGCACAAGCAGTGTGTATTTGGAAGAGCTTCAGAGGGCTTGGGAGGCTGATCCCAACAGTGTGGATGAGTCATGGGACAATTTCTTCAGGAACTTTGTGGGGCAGGCAACAACCTCACCTGGAATTTCTGGTCAGACAATTCAGGAAAGTatgaggttgttgttgctgGTGAGGGCGTACCAGGTTAATGGTCACATGAAGGCCAAGTTGGATCCCTTGAATCTGGAACCAAGGCAAATCTCTGAGGATTTGGACCCTGCACTTTATGGCTTCACTGAGGCTGATCTTGATAGAGAGTTCTTCTTAGGGGTGTGGAGGATGGCTGGTTTCTTGTCCGAGAATCGCCCCGTGCAAACCCTTAGATCCATTTTGACAAGGCTTGAGCAGGCCTATTGTGGAAGCATTGGATATGAGTATATGCACATTGCAGATCGTCATAAGTGTAATTGGCTTAGGGACAAGATTGAGACCCCCACCCCTACACAGTTTAATAGGGAGAGGCGTGAGGCTATATTTGATAGGCTTGCTTGGAGTTCCTTGTTTGAGAACTTCTTGGCCACCAAGTGGACCTCTGCAAAGAGGTTTGGTCTTGAGGGTGGAGAGACTCTTATTCCCGGAATGAAGGAAATGTTTGATAGGGCATCTGATCTTGGGGTTGAGAGCATAGTTATAGGAATGGCACATCGAGGGAGGCTGAATGTTTTGGGGAATGTGGTAAGGAAGCCCCTGCGGCAGATTTTCTGCGAGTTTAGCGGTGGTCTTCAGCCTGAGGGGGAAGTTGGACTCTACACTGGAACTGGAGATGTTAAGTATCATTTGGGGACATCGTATGATCGCCCTACTAGGGGTGGCAAGAGGATTCATTTGTCTTTGGTGGCAAATCCTAGTCACTTGGAAGCTGTCAATCCGCTTGTTATTGGGAAAACTCGAGCCAAGCAGTATTACGCAAATGACGTGGATAGAACGAAGAACATGGGTGTGTTGATTCATGGAGATGGAAGTTTTGCTGGACAGGGTGTGGTCTATGAAACCCTGCATTTAAGTGCTCTTCCAAATTACACTACTGGTGGGACGATTCACATCGTGTTTAACAATCAGGTTGCATTTACAACTGATCCGACTTCTGGCAGGTCTTCACAATATTGCACTGATGTTGCCAAGGCTTTGGATGCTCCCATCTTTCACGTGAATGGTGATGATGTTGAAGCAGTTGTTCATGCCTGTGAACTTGCTGCAGAGTGGCGCCAGACTTTCCACTCTGATGTGGTTGTCGACTTGGTGTGTTACCGTCGATTTGGCCACAATGAGATTGATGAACCATCTTTCACTCAGCCTAAAATGTACAAG GTAATCCGAAGCCATCCATCAACTCTTGAGATCTATGAGAAGAACCTTTTGGAATCAGGGGAGTTGACACAAGAAGAAATTGATAGGATCCACAAGAAGGTCACATCAATTCTAAATGAAGAATTTTTGGCTAGCAAAGAATACATTCCAAAAAGAAGAGATTGGCTTTCAGCATATTGGCTTGGTTTCAAGTCACCTGAACAGCTTTCACGTATCCGAAACACTGG TGTGAAACCAGAGATCTTGAAAACTGTTGGAAAAGCAATCACAACCATCCCTGAAAATTTCACACCTCATAGAGCAGTGAAGAGGATTTATGAACAACGGGCCCAAATGATTGAAACTGGGGAAGATATTGACTGGGGATTTGCAGAGGCGCTTGCTTATGCTACCTTGCTTATTGAAGGTAACCATGTTCGATTAAGTGGTCAGGATGTTGAAAGAGGAACTTTTAGTCACCGCCATGCTGTAGTTCACGATCAGACAACAGGGGAGAAATATTGTCCCCTGGACCATGTTATAATGAACCAAGACGAAGAGATGTTTACTGTTAGCAATAG TTCACTTTCTGAGTTTGGTGTTCTTGGATTTGAATTGGGTTACTCAATGGAAAATCCCAATTCATTGATAATTTGGGAGGCTCAGTTTGGTGATTTTGCTAATGGTGCTCATGTgatatttgacaattttttgGCTTCTGGTGAGGCTAAGTGGCTTCGTCAGACTGGGCTTGTTGTGTTACTTCCTCATGGTTATGATGGCCAGGGCCCAGAGCATTCAAGTGCAAGATTGGAACGCTTTCTTCAG ATGGCTGATGACAACCCTCATGTTATCCCTGAGATGGATCCAACCCTCCGGAAGCAGATTCAGGAGTGTAATTTGCAGATTGTGAATGTCACAACTCCTGCTAATTTTTTCCATGTTCTAAGGAGGCAG GTACATAGAGATTTTCGCAAACCTCTCATTGTAATGTCCCCTAAGAACCTGCTTCGTAGCAAGGCTTGCAGATCAAATTTATCTGAGTTTGATGATGTCCAAGGCCACCCAGGCTTTGACAAACAGGGAACCAGATTCAAGCGCCTCATAAAAGACCAAAATGCCCACAAAGATGTTGAGGAGGGTATTAGACGTTTAGTACTTTGCTCTGGAAAA GTTTACTATGAACTTGATGAACAACGAACAAAGGTTGATGCAAATGATGTTGCAATATGTAGGGTGGAACAGCTTTGTCCTTTCCCTTATGACCTTGTCCAACGAGAGCTTAAACGATATCCAA ATGCTGAGGTTGTTTGGTGTCAAGAAGAGCCAATGAACATGGGTGGATACACTTATGTTTTACCCCGACTTATATCTTCAATGAAAGCTGTGAATAGGGGAGGTTACGACGATGTCAAATATATTGGTCGTGCTCCATCCGCGGCCACAGCCACTGGCTTCCTCAAGGTTCACCAGAAGGAGCAGACTGAGATTGCTGAAAAAGCCGTTCAACAAGAACCAATCGACTTCCcattttga
- the LOC100787520 gene encoding uncharacterized protein isoform X2, with amino-acid sequence MSYQHKSFWMPRDAGCMAEENVGYENSSRVESKRSHKWFMDAGEPEIFSNKKQAVEAVSGRPVSGVSHANVSQWDNNSGFHSVTSQFSDRLFGSDLARTVNLVDKNVPSIVSGNLNMGRKDFEHQYGNDPSVGLSMSHSIADTSSCLNFGGIRKVKVNQVRDSDNCMPAASMGHSYSREDNSTISVGAGYNKNDGGNISLGPTYNNVNDNTIAMGSRMSKTDDNLLSMAHTFNKGDGGFMLLGHNYGKGDESILSMGQPFDKGDGNFISMGQSYEKEDGNLISLGTSYTKGHENFIPVGPTYGKSGENFITVAPYDKGTDHIISLGPTYDKVDSNIASTIPSFDRGDSSSLPVGQNHHKGQNSSISFGGFHDDPGPNIPSGIISGYDLLIGSQNSAQGMDSQNDLTETNTESLVNSIPKPNTKNDIVKNKEPKTTKKAPTNNFPSNVKSLLSTGIFDGVQVKYVSWSREKSLKGIIKGTGYLCSCDNCNQSKALNAYEFERHAGAKTKHPNNHIYFENGKTIYAVVQELKNTPQDMLFDAIQNVTGSTINQKNFRIWKASYQAATRELQRIYGKDDVVIPS; translated from the exons ATG TCTTATCAGCATAAAAGCTTTTGGATGCCACGAGATGCTGGCTGCATGGCTGAAGAAAATGTGGGATATGAAAATTCTTCCAGAGTAGAATCCAAGCGCAGTCATAAGTGGTTTATGGATGCAGGTGAACCTGAAATATTCAGCAACAAGAAACAAGCAGTTGAAGCTGTTAGTGGCCGGCCAGTTTCTGGAGTTTCACATGCAAATGTTTCCCAATGGGACAACAATTCAGGATTTCACTCAGTCACAAGTCAATTTTCTGACCGTCTTTTTGGATCTGATCTTGCTAGGACTGTGAATTTGGTTGATAAGAATGTGCCATCCATTGTAAGTGGAAATCTGAACATGGGAAGGAAGGATTTTGAGCATCAATACGGTAATGATCCTTCTGTGGGATTGTCAATGTCTCATTCCATAGCAGACACTTCATCATGTCTCAATTTTGGTGGCATCAGAAAAGTTAAAGTTAATCAAGTCAGAGATTCTGACAACTGCATGCCTGCTGCATCTATGGGGCACTCCTATAGTAGGGAAGATAATAGTACAATTTCAGTAGGTGCTGGCTACAATAAGAATGATGGTGGCAATATTTCATTGGGTCCTACTTATAACAATGTAAATGACAACACCATTGCTATGGGGAGCAGAATGAGTAAGACCGATGACAATCTTCTTTCAATGGCTCACACCTTCAATAAAGGGGATGGGGGTTTTATGTTGCTGGGCCACAATTATGGCAAGGGAGATGAAAGTATCTTATCAATGGGTCAGCCCTTTGACAAGGGAGATGGAAATTTCATATCAATGGGTCAATCATATGAGAAGGAAGATGGCAATTTAATATCTCTGGGCACCTCATATACCAAGGGACATGAGAACTTTATACCAGTTGGTCCAACCTATGGTAAATCAGGAGAAAATTTCATAACTGTTGCTCCTTATGACAAGGGTACTGATCATATTATATCACTGGGTCCAACATATGATAAGGTGGATTCAAATATTGCATCAACAATTCCATCATTTGACAGAGGAGATTCTAGTTCATTACCTGTGGGTCAAAACCACCATAAGGGTCAGAACAGTTCCATATCTTTCGGAGGTTTTCATGATGACCCTGGACCAAATATCCCTAGCGGAATCATTAGTGGCTATGATCTGTTGATAGGAAGCCAGAACTCAGCTCAAGGTATGGATAGCCAGAACGACCTGACTGAGACAAACACTGAATCACTTGTAAATAGCATTCCAAAACCCAATACTAAAAATGATATTGTTAAGAACAAAGAGCCCAAGACAACCAAGAAGGCTCCTACTAACAACTTCCCTTCAAATGTCAAAAGTCTACTGTCAACTGGTATTTTTGATGGTGTTCAGGTGAAATATGTTTCATGGTCACGGGAG AAAAGTCTTAAGGGGATCATAAAAGGAACTGGGTATTTGTGTTCATGTGACAACTGCAACCAGTCAAAG GCTCTTAATGCATACGAGTTTGAGCGTCATGCTGGTGCCAAGACAAAACATCCTAACAATCACATATACTTTGAGAATGGAAAAACCATCTATGCTGTTGTTCAAGAGCTGAAAAACACTCCTCAGGATATGCTTTTTGATGCTATTCAAAATGTGACTGGCTCTACCATCAACCAAAAGAACTTTCGAATATGGAAAG CATCATACCAAGCTGCTACTCGGGAGCTTCAGCGTATCTATGGAAAGGATGATGTGGTCATTCCGTCTTGA
- the LOC100787520 gene encoding uncharacterized protein isoform X1 codes for MSYQHKSFWMPRDAGCMAEENVGYENSSRVESKRSHKWFMDAGEPEIFSNKKQAVEAVSGRPVSGVSHANVSQWDNNSGFHSVTSQFSDRLFGSDLARTVNLVDKNVPSIVSGNLNMGRKDFEHQYGNDPSVGLSMSHSIADTSSCLNFGGIRKVKVNQVRDSDNCMPAASMGHSYSREDNSTISVGAGYNKNDGGNISLGPTYNNVNDNTIAMGSRMSKTDDNLLSMAHTFNKGDGGFMLLGHNYGKGDESILSMGQPFDKGDGNFISMGQSYEKEDGNLISLGTSYTKGHENFIPVGPTYGKSGENFITVAPYDKGTDHIISLGPTYDKVDSNIASTIPSFDRGDSSSLPVGQNHHKGQNSSISFGGFHDDPGPNIPSGIISGYDLLIGSQNSAQGMDSQNDLTETNTESLVNSIPKPNTKNDIVKNKEPKTTKKAPTNNFPSNVKSLLSTGIFDGVQVKYVSWSREKSLKGIIKGTGYLCSCDNCNQSKALNAYEFERHAGAKTKHPNNHIYFENGKTIYAVVQELKNTPQDMLFDAIQNVTGSTINQKNFRIWKEALRYAKVWGRDVVRSLTLAYAKRLFPDSNP; via the exons ATG TCTTATCAGCATAAAAGCTTTTGGATGCCACGAGATGCTGGCTGCATGGCTGAAGAAAATGTGGGATATGAAAATTCTTCCAGAGTAGAATCCAAGCGCAGTCATAAGTGGTTTATGGATGCAGGTGAACCTGAAATATTCAGCAACAAGAAACAAGCAGTTGAAGCTGTTAGTGGCCGGCCAGTTTCTGGAGTTTCACATGCAAATGTTTCCCAATGGGACAACAATTCAGGATTTCACTCAGTCACAAGTCAATTTTCTGACCGTCTTTTTGGATCTGATCTTGCTAGGACTGTGAATTTGGTTGATAAGAATGTGCCATCCATTGTAAGTGGAAATCTGAACATGGGAAGGAAGGATTTTGAGCATCAATACGGTAATGATCCTTCTGTGGGATTGTCAATGTCTCATTCCATAGCAGACACTTCATCATGTCTCAATTTTGGTGGCATCAGAAAAGTTAAAGTTAATCAAGTCAGAGATTCTGACAACTGCATGCCTGCTGCATCTATGGGGCACTCCTATAGTAGGGAAGATAATAGTACAATTTCAGTAGGTGCTGGCTACAATAAGAATGATGGTGGCAATATTTCATTGGGTCCTACTTATAACAATGTAAATGACAACACCATTGCTATGGGGAGCAGAATGAGTAAGACCGATGACAATCTTCTTTCAATGGCTCACACCTTCAATAAAGGGGATGGGGGTTTTATGTTGCTGGGCCACAATTATGGCAAGGGAGATGAAAGTATCTTATCAATGGGTCAGCCCTTTGACAAGGGAGATGGAAATTTCATATCAATGGGTCAATCATATGAGAAGGAAGATGGCAATTTAATATCTCTGGGCACCTCATATACCAAGGGACATGAGAACTTTATACCAGTTGGTCCAACCTATGGTAAATCAGGAGAAAATTTCATAACTGTTGCTCCTTATGACAAGGGTACTGATCATATTATATCACTGGGTCCAACATATGATAAGGTGGATTCAAATATTGCATCAACAATTCCATCATTTGACAGAGGAGATTCTAGTTCATTACCTGTGGGTCAAAACCACCATAAGGGTCAGAACAGTTCCATATCTTTCGGAGGTTTTCATGATGACCCTGGACCAAATATCCCTAGCGGAATCATTAGTGGCTATGATCTGTTGATAGGAAGCCAGAACTCAGCTCAAGGTATGGATAGCCAGAACGACCTGACTGAGACAAACACTGAATCACTTGTAAATAGCATTCCAAAACCCAATACTAAAAATGATATTGTTAAGAACAAAGAGCCCAAGACAACCAAGAAGGCTCCTACTAACAACTTCCCTTCAAATGTCAAAAGTCTACTGTCAACTGGTATTTTTGATGGTGTTCAGGTGAAATATGTTTCATGGTCACGGGAG AAAAGTCTTAAGGGGATCATAAAAGGAACTGGGTATTTGTGTTCATGTGACAACTGCAACCAGTCAAAG GCTCTTAATGCATACGAGTTTGAGCGTCATGCTGGTGCCAAGACAAAACATCCTAACAATCACATATACTTTGAGAATGGAAAAACCATCTATGCTGTTGTTCAAGAGCTGAAAAACACTCCTCAGGATATGCTTTTTGATGCTATTCAAAATGTGACTGGCTCTACCATCAACCAAAAGAACTTTCGAATATGGAAAG aggctcttcgctatgcgaaggtatgggggagggatgttgtacgcagccttacccttgcatatgcaaagaggctgtttccggattcgaacccatga